One window from the genome of Chroococcidiopsis sp. TS-821 encodes:
- a CDS encoding sugar ABC transporter ATP-binding protein: protein MVVATKTPILEMQGIGKEFHGVPALQNVDLQIFPGEIHALMGENGAGKSTLMKILAGAYAADSGEIRIDGQPVRIHNPSDARRVGIAIIYQELNLAPNLSVAENIFMGSEITKGGAFLDQEQMQQEAARVLETLGASFGPSTLVSSLSIAEQQQVEIARALKDQSRILIMDEPTAALSDRETERLFQIVRRLRDDGIAIIYISHRMDEIYALADRISVLRDGEYIGSLLHSEISAEKLIQMMVGRPLQDLYQRQPSPRGRVVLEVTNLSDGRKVQPASLQLHAGEIVGLSGLVGAGRTELARLIFGADASVSGEVVLEGRKLKISSPADAIRAGIGYVPEDRKDQGLFLEMSSRKNITMNVFGRESKAGVVNWKAIGDIAAKAVDNLRIRLASLSIRAMDLSGGNQQKLLLARWLAINPKVLLLDEPTRGVDIGAKNEIYHIIAALAAQGVAVLMISSELPEIIGMSDRVLVMREGVLVGELDNSPGQEITQENIMTHATGAAEVAR from the coding sequence ATGGTAGTAGCAACGAAGACACCAATATTAGAAATGCAGGGAATTGGCAAGGAGTTTCACGGCGTACCTGCATTGCAGAATGTAGATTTGCAGATTTTTCCTGGAGAAATTCATGCTTTGATGGGTGAGAATGGCGCCGGAAAAAGTACGCTGATGAAAATTCTAGCTGGGGCGTATGCTGCGGATTCAGGTGAAATTCGGATTGACGGTCAACCAGTACGAATTCACAATCCTAGTGACGCGCGGCGAGTCGGAATTGCAATTATTTACCAGGAATTAAACTTAGCACCAAATTTGAGTGTTGCTGAGAATATTTTTATGGGAAGTGAAATTACCAAAGGCGGTGCATTTCTCGACCAAGAACAAATGCAGCAAGAAGCTGCTAGGGTTTTAGAAACTTTAGGCGCAAGTTTTGGACCTAGTACGCTAGTTTCGAGTCTTTCTATTGCCGAACAGCAACAAGTTGAAATCGCGCGTGCCTTAAAAGATCAAAGCCGCATTCTGATTATGGACGAACCAACGGCGGCACTTTCGGATCGCGAGACAGAACGATTGTTTCAGATTGTACGGCGCTTGCGCGATGATGGCATTGCGATTATTTATATTAGCCACCGCATGGATGAGATTTATGCGTTAGCAGATCGCATTAGCGTGCTGCGCGACGGAGAATACATTGGCAGTTTGCTGCACAGCGAAATCTCTGCGGAAAAGTTGATTCAAATGATGGTGGGCAGACCACTACAAGATTTGTATCAACGTCAGCCATCGCCGCGCGGGCGTGTTGTTTTGGAAGTGACAAATTTAAGCGACGGGCGCAAGGTGCAACCAGCAAGTTTGCAACTGCATGCAGGCGAAATTGTGGGTTTGTCAGGGTTAGTGGGTGCTGGCAGAACAGAGTTAGCACGGTTGATTTTTGGGGCTGATGCGAGTGTGAGTGGGGAAGTTGTTTTAGAAGGACGCAAACTAAAGATTTCTAGCCCAGCTGATGCGATTCGCGCGGGGATTGGTTATGTCCCAGAAGATCGCAAAGACCAAGGTTTGTTTCTAGAGATGAGTTCGCGTAAGAATATCACGATGAATGTCTTCGGGCGCGAATCAAAAGCTGGCGTCGTTAATTGGAAAGCTATCGGTGATATTGCCGCAAAAGCAGTCGATAATCTGCGGATTCGCCTTGCTAGCTTATCGATTAGGGCGATGGACCTTTCTGGCGGTAATCAACAAAAGTTACTCTTGGCGCGGTGGTTAGCAATTAATCCCAAGGTGTTATTACTTGACGAACCAACACGCGGGGTAGATATTGGCGCAAAGAACGAGATTTATCACATTATTGCCGCACTAGCAGCGCAGGGAGTTGCAGTTTTGATGATCTCAAGCGAATTACCCGAAATTATTGGCATGAGCGATCGCGTATTGGTGATGCGCGAAGGTGTTTTAGTCGGCGAACTGGATAACTCTCCTGGTCAAGAAATTACGCAAGAAAACATTATGACGCATGCAACAGGCGCAGCAGAGGTAGCACGATGA
- a CDS encoding ribose ABC transporter permease, with the protein MKQMQLKPARSRSNRDRTRKRNRVGNLIQVAGILPILIIICILFAFLTPNFLTLGNLINVVRQASINIVLATGMTFVILTGGIDLSVGAILAVCAVVSVVISLLPGFSVLAVPAALAVGLLLGILNGALIAYLDLPPFIVTLGGLTGLRGVAYLLANGTTVINPNLNFAWIGNDYIGPIPWLVIIALLTVLVSWFILRRTVLGVQIYAVGGNARAARLTGIKVSYVLLFVYGVSGLLSGLAGVMSASRLYSATGILGTGYELDAIAAVILGGTSFAGGVGTIIGTLIGALIIATLNNGLTLLNISFFWQLVVKGLVIITAVIIDRLRTRSRSR; encoded by the coding sequence ATGAAGCAAATGCAACTTAAACCAGCAAGAAGTAGAAGCAATCGCGATCGCACTCGCAAACGCAATCGAGTCGGTAATTTAATTCAAGTTGCTGGTATTCTGCCGATTCTTATTATTATTTGTATTTTATTCGCGTTTCTTACCCCTAACTTTCTCACATTAGGTAATTTAATCAACGTTGTTCGTCAAGCATCGATTAATATCGTGCTAGCAACAGGAATGACGTTTGTCATTTTAACGGGTGGAATTGACCTATCAGTGGGTGCCATCTTAGCTGTCTGTGCGGTTGTCTCTGTTGTTATTTCACTTCTTCCAGGGTTTAGCGTACTTGCTGTACCAGCAGCCTTAGCTGTAGGGTTACTTTTAGGTATACTCAATGGTGCGCTGATTGCGTATTTAGATCTGCCGCCGTTTATCGTAACGCTGGGTGGATTGACTGGATTGCGCGGTGTGGCGTATTTATTAGCAAACGGCACAACAGTTATTAATCCTAATTTAAATTTTGCTTGGATTGGCAATGATTACATCGGACCAATTCCTTGGTTAGTGATTATTGCATTATTAACTGTCTTAGTCAGTTGGTTTATTTTGCGTCGCACTGTTCTTGGGGTGCAAATTTATGCGGTAGGTGGTAACGCCCGTGCTGCGCGATTGACGGGTATTAAAGTGAGTTATGTTCTGTTATTTGTCTACGGCGTCAGTGGTTTGCTTTCCGGTTTGGCTGGCGTTATGAGTGCGAGTCGTCTTTACAGTGCAACCGGAATCTTAGGTACAGGTTACGAACTTGATGCGATCGCCGCCGTTATTCTTGGAGGAACGAGTTTTGCCGGTGGCGTTGGGACAATTATCGGTACTTTAATCGGTGCTTTGATTATTGCTACGCTGAATAATGGCTTGACGCTGTTGAATATTTCATTCTTCTGGCAATTAGTCGTGAAAGGTTTAGTAATCATAACCGCCGTCATCATCGACCGCTTGCGGACGCGTTCTCGAAGTCGCTAG
- the xylB gene encoding xylulokinase has protein sequence MLLGIDLGTSSVKALLLDTNGTVVREATCAYAVQAPQPGWAETDPEQWWNAVAIAVKNAVKNPQDVQAIALSGQMHGVVLTDSEGTPLRPAILWADTRSSEMLREYNALDSQLRSKLANPIAAGMAGASLLWLRQYEPETYAKARWVLQPKDWLRLRLTGKVAAEPSDASGTLLYDVVSDCWALDVIAALKLRCDWLPELLPSSSSIAGNLTSEASAHLGLIVNTPVIAGAADTAAAALGNGSIEPGTVQLTVGSAAQIITPRLQPIVDPYGRTHLYRAALPHQWYTLAAIQNAGLALEWVKGVLGYSWKQVYAEAFAVPPGCAGLTFLPYLTGDRTPHLDPHARGAWVGLGLHHTRAHMMRAALEGVAFSLKQGLEAIIATDVTVTQLRLAGGGTLEPVWQQLLADVLQVPLYTTTIAAASARGAAILAGIGIGVFQDAIATQTTMSVTTPNNPDSSLEAAWQRYQSLYPSLHQWHHLSQQPD, from the coding sequence ATGCTACTTGGCATCGATCTCGGTACTAGTTCGGTGAAAGCATTACTGCTAGACACTAATGGCACTGTCGTTAGGGAAGCTACTTGTGCGTATGCGGTGCAAGCACCACAGCCAGGATGGGCGGAAACTGACCCCGAACAGTGGTGGAATGCTGTTGCGATCGCCGTCAAAAATGCGGTGAAAAATCCTCAAGACGTACAAGCGATCGCACTTTCTGGGCAAATGCATGGCGTTGTGTTAACTGATAGCGAAGGTACGCCGTTACGTCCGGCGATTCTCTGGGCAGATACGCGGTCGAGTGAAATGCTACGAGAATATAATGCCCTCGATTCTCAGCTTCGCAGCAAGCTGGCAAATCCCATCGCCGCAGGTATGGCAGGAGCAAGTTTATTGTGGTTACGTCAATACGAACCTGAAACTTATGCAAAGGCGCGGTGGGTACTGCAACCAAAAGACTGGTTACGCCTGCGTCTGACAGGGAAAGTCGCTGCTGAACCTTCAGATGCGTCGGGAACGTTGCTTTATGATGTTGTCTCCGATTGCTGGGCGCTGGATGTCATTGCTGCCTTAAAACTACGTTGTGACTGGCTACCTGAACTTTTACCATCAAGTAGTAGCATTGCTGGAAATTTAACTTCAGAAGCTAGTGCACATCTTGGGCTAATTGTCAATACCCCAGTAATTGCAGGTGCAGCCGATACCGCAGCAGCTGCTTTGGGTAATGGCTCGATCGAACCAGGAACCGTACAACTCACAGTAGGCTCTGCGGCACAAATTATAACACCGCGTTTGCAACCAATTGTCGATCCTTATGGTCGTACGCATCTGTATCGCGCTGCGCTACCTCATCAATGGTACACATTAGCAGCGATTCAAAATGCGGGACTCGCGTTAGAGTGGGTAAAAGGCGTCTTAGGCTACAGTTGGAAACAAGTATATGCCGAGGCGTTTGCAGTTCCTCCAGGGTGTGCAGGTTTGACGTTCTTACCGTATTTAACAGGCGATCGCACTCCGCACCTCGATCCACACGCACGCGGCGCTTGGGTAGGATTAGGGCTACATCATACTCGCGCGCACATGATGCGGGCTGCTTTAGAAGGAGTTGCGTTTAGTTTAAAGCAAGGTTTAGAGGCGATTATCGCAACGGATGTCACCGTGACTCAATTGCGTTTAGCTGGCGGTGGAACTTTAGAACCTGTCTGGCAACAATTACTCGCTGATGTTTTACAAGTTCCACTTTACACGACAACAATTGCAGCAGCTTCAGCACGCGGCGCGGCAATTTTAGCAGGGATAGGTATTGGCGTATTTCAAGATGCGATCGCCACACAAACTACTATGAGCGTAACAACACCAAATAATCCAGATTCCTCTTTAGAAGCAGCTTGGCAACGCTATCAATCATTGTATCCATCGTTACATCAATGGCATCATTTATCTCAACAACCAGATTGA
- a CDS encoding type I phosphomannose isomerase catalytic subunit translates to MNWYPIKLTTHIRKYAFGERAIADKLGKQNLPSEGVIAETWEISDYQDTTGTVTNGAFAGRTLHDLVSEYPDELVGSGWRGPHFPILEKFLDASHMLPVHLHADDETAKRVYKEPNGKTEAWHIVWAAPGATVLAGLKAEFSREQLFDAFVAQDYDSVMVRHPIQTGDTVYVPAGIIHSFGPDALVFEIQQTSDLGNSVMPTDLYGKPLSQEEWHANINKVLDELRSHYQPYPNSGLELQQGANRRIFCCAGPYFALERLLINESYTEPSHPHRCITLTNVGDPVQLEFSGGTEQLGRAESCILPAAIGEVHIIPDDSATLIAGYVPDLQRDAIAPLRAAGYAEEQIKSLGDIALG, encoded by the coding sequence ATGAATTGGTATCCGATTAAATTAACAACGCACATTCGCAAGTATGCATTTGGTGAAAGAGCGATCGCAGATAAACTTGGCAAGCAAAACTTACCCTCAGAAGGTGTCATTGCCGAAACTTGGGAAATTAGCGACTATCAAGATACAACCGGAACTGTCACCAACGGTGCATTTGCAGGTCGCACACTCCACGATTTAGTGAGCGAGTATCCTGACGAACTTGTTGGGAGCGGTTGGCGCGGTCCACACTTTCCGATTCTCGAAAAATTTCTCGACGCTTCGCATATGCTACCAGTGCATCTTCATGCAGATGATGAAACAGCAAAGCGCGTGTATAAAGAACCCAATGGTAAAACCGAAGCTTGGCATATTGTCTGGGCTGCGCCTGGTGCAACTGTATTAGCAGGGCTTAAAGCCGAGTTTTCGCGCGAACAACTCTTTGATGCTTTTGTTGCGCAAGATTACGACTCGGTGATGGTGCGACATCCGATTCAGACCGGAGATACCGTTTACGTTCCCGCAGGAATTATCCACTCATTTGGTCCTGATGCCTTGGTATTTGAAATTCAACAAACATCCGATTTAGGAAACTCGGTGATGCCTACCGATTTGTATGGTAAGCCATTGAGTCAAGAAGAATGGCACGCAAATATTAACAAAGTATTAGATGAACTGCGATCGCACTACCAACCCTATCCCAATTCAGGCTTAGAACTGCAACAGGGCGCGAACCGTCGTATTTTCTGTTGTGCAGGACCATATTTTGCACTAGAACGCTTGTTAATTAACGAATCGTACACCGAACCATCGCATCCACATCGCTGCATTACACTAACAAACGTTGGCGATCCGGTACAACTAGAGTTTAGCGGAGGAACTGAACAATTAGGACGTGCGGAGTCATGTATTTTACCCGCAGCTATTGGAGAAGTGCATATTATCCCTGATGACAGTGCGACTTTGATTGCTGGTTATGTTCCTGATTTACAACGAGATGCGATCGCACCTTTACGCGCTGCTGGTTATGCAGAGGAACAAATTAAAAGTTTAGGTGATATCGCACTGGGGTAA
- a CDS encoding aspartate aminotransferase family protein, which yields MSIETLIQDPAIPAEAGAVLSAPYDAESFDQSVMTTYGRFPLALDRGAGCRVWDTQGREYLDFVAGIATCTLGHAHPAMVETVTQQIQKLHHVSNLYYIPEQAQLAKWLIEHSCADRVFFCNSGAEANEGAIKLARKYAHQVLKIDQPIILTAHSSFHGRTLATITATGQPKYQKDFSPLVPGFHYVPYNDIKAIETAISELDEGDRAVAAILLEPLQGEGGVRPGDKAYFQEIRRMCDETGILLILDEVQVGMGRSGKYWGYENLDIEPDIFTSAKGLGGGIPIGAVMCKAFCNLFQPGDHASTFGGNPFACATALTVCETLERENILENVQQRGEQLREGLRAIAAKYPEYITEVRGWGLINGMELKADIRLTSADVVKAAIAEGLLLVPAGSKVIRFVPPLIVSAQEIDTALQILEKVMAAVVV from the coding sequence GTGAGTATAGAAACACTTATTCAAGATCCAGCAATACCAGCCGAAGCAGGAGCTGTATTATCTGCTCCATACGATGCTGAAAGCTTCGATCAGAGCGTGATGACAACTTACGGGCGGTTCCCCTTGGCTTTAGATCGTGGAGCAGGCTGTCGGGTTTGGGATACTCAAGGTAGAGAATATCTTGATTTTGTTGCCGGAATCGCGACTTGTACCCTAGGACACGCACACCCTGCAATGGTGGAAACTGTGACACAGCAAATTCAAAAGCTGCATCATGTTTCTAACTTGTACTACATTCCCGAACAAGCGCAACTTGCTAAGTGGCTGATTGAGCATTCATGTGCCGATCGCGTCTTTTTCTGCAATTCTGGTGCGGAAGCAAACGAAGGTGCAATTAAATTAGCACGGAAATACGCGCATCAGGTGCTAAAGATCGATCAGCCGATTATTTTGACGGCGCATTCAAGTTTTCACGGGCGGACGCTTGCAACAATTACCGCGACAGGACAACCGAAGTATCAAAAAGACTTTAGCCCGCTTGTTCCTGGTTTTCATTACGTACCGTACAACGATATCAAGGCAATCGAAACCGCAATTTCAGAACTTGATGAAGGCGATCGCGCTGTTGCTGCTATTCTTCTCGAACCTCTCCAAGGTGAAGGTGGTGTACGCCCAGGCGACAAAGCTTATTTCCAGGAAATCCGCCGGATGTGCGATGAAACAGGAATTTTATTAATCCTTGATGAAGTTCAAGTGGGAATGGGGCGTAGTGGTAAATACTGGGGCTATGAAAACCTAGATATTGAGCCGGATATCTTTACGAGTGCGAAAGGCTTGGGCGGTGGTATCCCGATTGGTGCAGTAATGTGCAAAGCCTTCTGCAATTTATTCCAGCCAGGAGATCATGCCAGTACGTTTGGTGGTAATCCGTTTGCATGTGCAACTGCACTCACTGTCTGCGAAACGCTAGAACGCGAAAATATATTAGAAAATGTCCAACAGCGCGGCGAACAACTCCGCGAAGGTTTACGCGCGATCGCAGCGAAGTATCCCGAATATATCACCGAGGTACGCGGCTGGGGTTTAATCAATGGTATGGAACTCAAGGCAGATATTCGATTAACTTCTGCAGATGTTGTTAAAGCAGCGATCGCGGAAGGATTGCTACTCGTCCCCGCAGGATCAAAAGTCATTCGTTTCGTACCGCCATTGATTGTCTCAGCACAAGAAATTGATACAGCATTGCAAATTTTGGAAAAAGTCATGGCAGCTGTAGTTGTTTAG
- a CDS encoding sodium:proton antiporter, with protein MQPPGSVAELVVGLIILLLVATGVALLSRRLRVSYVTGLVLAGLVFTEILPRQFGLDPALVLNLFLPILIFEAGINTDISRLRSTFKAIALLAGPGTMISAGIIAILLRFGLELAWIPALLAGVMLANTDTVSVLAVFKETPVPSRLSTIVEGETLFNDAVALVLFNLILSAYATGSFTFLGGLQQLVVVSVGGIVVGLVLGYLSVGLFNRLDDPLSSILLTVAVALGTFQAGQFLNVSGAVAVVVAGLIFGNVGLSRSISASSRITLLSFWEYAGFGVNTFIFLLIGVEINLTIFWQTLPGVLLAVLAFQAGRLLTVYPLLAIVKWFDRPVPLRWQHVLFFGNIKGSLSMALPLSLPFALPEREQLIALVFGAVFVSLIVQATSLSWIVKRLKIAQVSSSQQQVEELQAQLMTAKAAQDELETLLKGGVLPKAIYEELRAAYQVRVAGAEKALRDLYNRRPDQFAITGNDHTKLDAIRRRLLLAEKGTLNEALRKRILSEEVVRERLKIIDEQLLRLEDD; from the coding sequence TTGCAGCCTCCAGGAAGTGTTGCTGAATTAGTCGTTGGGCTAATTATCCTGTTATTAGTTGCAACTGGCGTTGCTTTATTGTCGCGTCGATTGCGCGTTTCTTATGTCACTGGCTTAGTTTTAGCCGGACTCGTTTTCACCGAAATTTTACCGCGCCAGTTTGGGTTAGATCCGGCATTAGTTTTAAATCTGTTCTTGCCAATTCTCATCTTTGAAGCGGGGATTAATACTGATATTAGCCGTTTGAGAAGTACGTTTAAGGCGATCGCACTTTTGGCAGGTCCTGGAACGATGATTTCAGCAGGTATAATCGCCATTTTGCTGAGATTTGGACTGGAATTAGCTTGGATACCCGCTTTACTTGCGGGAGTCATGCTCGCCAATACAGATACTGTCTCGGTTTTGGCTGTATTTAAAGAAACTCCCGTACCTTCGCGTTTGTCTACGATTGTCGAAGGAGAAACGCTATTCAATGATGCGGTAGCACTGGTTTTATTTAACTTAATTTTGAGTGCCTACGCAACGGGTTCGTTCACGTTTCTGGGAGGACTTCAACAATTAGTTGTTGTTTCCGTAGGTGGTATCGTTGTTGGATTAGTCTTGGGATACCTCAGCGTTGGTTTATTTAATCGTCTAGACGATCCTCTCAGCAGTATTCTCCTCACGGTGGCTGTCGCGTTGGGAACGTTTCAAGCTGGACAGTTTTTAAATGTATCGGGGGCGGTAGCAGTCGTCGTTGCGGGATTGATTTTTGGCAATGTTGGACTGTCGCGGAGTATTTCGGCTTCTAGCCGCATCACTTTGTTAAGTTTTTGGGAATACGCAGGTTTTGGCGTCAACACGTTTATTTTTCTGTTGATTGGGGTCGAGATTAACCTGACTATTTTTTGGCAAACTTTACCTGGCGTGCTTTTAGCCGTTTTAGCTTTTCAAGCTGGACGATTGCTCACAGTGTATCCGCTACTCGCAATTGTCAAATGGTTTGACCGTCCAGTACCACTACGCTGGCAACACGTATTATTTTTTGGCAATATTAAAGGATCGCTTTCAATGGCGTTACCTCTAAGTTTACCGTTTGCCTTGCCTGAACGCGAACAACTTATTGCATTAGTGTTCGGTGCTGTCTTTGTCTCGCTGATCGTTCAAGCCACAAGTTTATCGTGGATTGTCAAACGTTTAAAAATTGCTCAAGTATCTTCTTCTCAACAGCAAGTTGAGGAGTTACAAGCCCAACTTATGACAGCTAAAGCTGCGCAAGATGAGTTAGAAACTTTACTCAAAGGAGGAGTTTTACCCAAAGCAATTTATGAAGAACTCCGCGCAGCGTATCAAGTGCGTGTTGCTGGCGCAGAAAAAGCTTTGCGCGATTTGTATAATCGCCGTCCCGATCAGTTTGCAATTACTGGTAACGACCATACTAAACTTGATGCGATTCGCCGCCGCTTGCTATTGGCAGAAAAAGGAACGTTGAATGAAGCACTACGCAAACGCATTCTTTCTGAAGAAGTTGTCCGAGAACGCTTGAAAATAATTGACGAACAGTTATTAAGGCTCGAAGATGATTAA
- a CDS encoding DUF3124 domain-containing protein: protein MSQLILRWLAPAIIIVLSACTSPATTPPGQIASQLATQPQQVTLDENSQIVTGQTLYVPVYSYIYYEDQKRLFNLATTLSVRNTDLANPIIITCVRYYDSEGQLIRQYLERPIQLAALASTDFFITTSDNSGGLGANFIVDWVAQTSVSEPIIEAVAIGTGFQQGISFISPGKVIQNQTNHTCSSVP, encoded by the coding sequence ATGTCTCAGCTGATACTTCGTTGGTTGGCACCTGCCATCATAATTGTTCTGAGTGCGTGTACTTCACCCGCAACGACACCTCCAGGACAAATCGCCAGCCAGCTAGCTACTCAACCGCAGCAAGTCACTTTAGATGAAAATTCTCAAATAGTAACTGGTCAAACACTTTATGTCCCCGTTTATTCCTACATATATTATGAGGATCAAAAACGACTTTTCAACTTAGCGACAACTTTAAGTGTTCGCAATACCGATTTAGCTAACCCAATCATCATCACCTGCGTGCGCTACTATGACTCAGAGGGTCAGCTGATTCGGCAGTATTTAGAGCGTCCTATCCAACTTGCAGCCTTAGCTTCTACCGACTTTTTTATTACTACATCAGACAATAGTGGTGGTTTAGGCGCAAACTTTATTGTCGATTGGGTAGCGCAAACAAGCGTTTCTGAACCGATTATTGAAGCAGTGGCGATCGGAACCGGTTTTCAACAAGGAATTTCTTTTATCAGTCCTGGTAAAGTCATTCAAAATCAAACTAATCATACTTGCTCGTCAGTGCCTTAG
- a CDS encoding TrkA family potassium uptake protein produces the protein MYVLIGGAGLVGLSLAQRLIELGHTVAVIDIDPTACRYAREQVGVMAFEGSAVSTEVLLEAGIRKADSVAAVLRHDALNLAMVTLAKHYGVPHILTRMRHRDFAEPLRYAGASHIISTVDLAVSTMVNAIEYPQIESMMHFEQGQIEVLKLPIPERCNVAGRSVAEVAQDPRFPGGSLIIGYQPHPHEDLKIPNGSTVLEPGSTVLIVTKPGSLHQVIDFIEGC, from the coding sequence ATGTACGTACTCATTGGCGGCGCGGGACTTGTTGGGCTAAGTTTGGCACAAAGACTCATTGAACTCGGTCATACTGTTGCAGTAATTGATATCGATCCTACAGCTTGTCGCTACGCGCGCGAACAAGTAGGAGTGATGGCATTTGAAGGTAGCGCCGTGAGTACCGAAGTTTTATTAGAAGCCGGAATTCGCAAAGCTGATTCGGTAGCTGCGGTTTTAAGACATGATGCCTTAAATTTAGCGATGGTCACGCTTGCTAAACACTACGGCGTTCCTCACATTCTGACACGGATGCGCCATCGCGATTTTGCTGAACCACTGCGCTATGCAGGAGCTAGTCACATTATCAGTACCGTCGATCTTGCGGTTTCCACGATGGTTAATGCTATTGAGTATCCGCAAATTGAATCAATGATGCATTTTGAGCAAGGACAAATCGAGGTTTTAAAGCTTCCTATACCCGAACGCTGTAATGTTGCAGGAAGAAGCGTTGCAGAAGTGGCACAAGATCCGCGCTTTCCTGGAGGATCGTTGATCATTGGCTATCAACCACATCCGCACGAAGACTTGAAGATTCCTAATGGCAGTACTGTCCTCGAACCTGGTTCTACTGTACTGATTGTGACCAAACCAGGATCTTTACATCAAGTCATTGATTTTATAGAAGGCTGCTAG
- a CDS encoding TrkA family potassium uptake protein, with protein sequence MFSSQAEFEQKYRRIRRELTLSIIGLGVVVLVGTLWYWLVEGWSWIDAAYMTVITLATVGYGETRPLGDRGRLFTITLIIMGVLSIGYIVNRFTDALVQGYFQTGFQLRQQRQLIDSLSDHYILCGFGRTGRQIALEFATEAIPFVTIDSDPESVQAAQQLGYTVVEGDATLDEVLLKVGVERATCLVSALPSDAENLYTVISAKALNPQIRAIARASTQEALQKLQRAGADAVVSPYITGGRRMAAAALRPQVMDFVDGILTGAGRELYMEEVRLDPKTCPCIGQSLGAARLRSRTGALVLAIRRNDGTLIGGPTADTQLMAGDLLICMGTAEQLRRLNQILGPISSKLPRPPKPPKHN encoded by the coding sequence GTGTTTAGTTCGCAAGCAGAATTTGAGCAGAAATATCGACGTATTCGGCGGGAACTCACCTTATCTATCATTGGGCTTGGGGTTGTTGTCCTAGTTGGTACCCTCTGGTACTGGTTGGTTGAGGGTTGGTCGTGGATAGATGCGGCGTATATGACAGTGATTACGCTAGCAACGGTTGGTTATGGCGAAACACGTCCATTGGGCGATCGCGGTCGCTTGTTTACTATCACTTTGATTATCATGGGAGTATTGAGTATTGGCTACATCGTTAATCGATTTACCGATGCTCTAGTTCAAGGCTACTTCCAAACTGGTTTTCAACTGCGGCAACAGCGACAATTGATTGACTCTTTATCAGATCATTATATTCTGTGTGGTTTTGGGCGGACAGGTCGGCAAATTGCTTTAGAGTTTGCAACTGAGGCAATTCCTTTTGTCACAATTGACTCGGATCCAGAATCAGTACAAGCTGCGCAGCAACTAGGTTACACTGTCGTCGAAGGTGACGCTACGCTTGATGAAGTGTTACTCAAAGTTGGTGTCGAACGCGCTACTTGTCTCGTATCTGCACTTCCTTCGGATGCTGAAAATCTTTATACTGTTATTTCCGCAAAAGCACTGAATCCGCAAATTCGCGCGATCGCCCGCGCAAGCACCCAAGAAGCACTCCAAAAACTGCAACGCGCTGGGGCAGACGCAGTGGTATCTCCTTATATTACAGGCGGTAGACGTATGGCAGCCGCAGCCCTTCGACCGCAAGTGATGGATTTTGTCGATGGCATCCTCACGGGTGCAGGTCGCGAATTATACATGGAAGAAGTGCGCCTCGATCCTAAGACTTGTCCGTGTATTGGTCAAAGTTTAGGTGCAGCTCGATTGCGATCGCGAACAGGAGCTTTAGTTCTCGCGATCCGTCGTAACGATGGTACGCTGATTGGTGGTCCAACAGCTGATACGCAACTCATGGCAGGAGACTTACTTATTTGTATGGGAACCGCCGAACAACTACGACGCCTCAACCAAATTCTTGGACCAATTAGTTCTAAACTTCCCCGTCCGCCTAAGCCGCCTAAGCATAATTAA
- a CDS encoding DUF1816 domain-containing protein, producing the protein MEKAATDWWVEITTISPRCVYYFGPFATIDEAKAAYSGYIKDLDSEGAKGIIVIIQRCQPKELTICEEDSMLWR; encoded by the coding sequence ATGGAAAAAGCTGCTACAGATTGGTGGGTGGAAATCACCACAATTTCACCGCGCTGTGTTTATTATTTTGGACCATTTGCAACTATTGACGAAGCTAAAGCAGCTTATTCTGGATATATAAAAGACCTTGATAGCGAGGGTGCAAAAGGAATTATTGTTATCATTCAACGCTGTCAGCCAAAAGAACTGACGATTTGTGAAGAGGATAGTATGTTATGGAGGTAA